One segment of Thermococcus sp. AM4 DNA contains the following:
- the cas6 gene encoding CRISPR-associated endoribonuclease Cas6: MRIEIRLRPVGDDPILPFNYNYEVYRQIVEKISLISPPLAQEVEVSHVDHFTFSRILVRKRELIPESGIRILSDTVSLYVSSHSPEVIGAIVEGFMASPSIRIGETDFVAEDVKPLKEPKIKDGTLFSTLSPIIVRTVKISNNRMKIWDLYPNEPTFFDKLRKVMLLRYSELYGSTPEDSTFKIEVIKFKPVRILVADTYYRGSLMIFRYWGSREIAQFGYDLGFGEKTKYGFGMVKVIDESTEER; encoded by the coding sequence ATGAGAATCGAAATCAGGCTCAGGCCCGTTGGGGATGATCCAATCCTGCCCTTCAACTACAACTACGAGGTGTACCGCCAGATCGTGGAGAAGATCTCGCTGATCTCACCGCCATTGGCCCAGGAAGTTGAGGTCAGCCACGTTGACCACTTCACCTTCTCCCGCATACTGGTGAGGAAGAGGGAGCTGATACCCGAGAGCGGCATAAGGATTCTCTCCGATACCGTCTCGCTGTACGTTTCGTCTCATTCTCCAGAGGTTATAGGGGCCATAGTCGAGGGATTCATGGCCAGCCCCTCCATAAGGATCGGCGAGACCGACTTCGTTGCTGAGGACGTTAAACCCCTCAAGGAGCCCAAGATAAAGGACGGAACCCTTTTCTCAACCCTGAGCCCGATAATAGTTCGCACCGTTAAGATCTCCAACAACAGGATGAAGATATGGGACCTCTATCCCAACGAGCCCACCTTCTTCGACAAGCTCCGAAAGGTCATGCTCCTCAGGTATTCGGAACTCTACGGGAGCACGCCGGAGGACTCAACCTTCAAGATCGAGGTCATCAAGTTCAAACCCGTGAGGATCCTCGTGGCTGACACCTACTACCGCGGGTCGCTCATGATCTTCCGCTACTGGGGTTCAAGGGAGATAGCACAGTTCGGCTACGACCTGGGCTTCGGGGAGAAGACCAAGTACGGTTTCGGCATGGTCAAGGTCATCGACGAGAGCACCGAGGAAAGGTAG
- a CDS encoding proteasome-activating nucleotidase, whose translation MGSFDEVSRDTGYDDYITFLKRRIRQLELQVRTLEADKERLERELSRLRTEMSRLRQPPAFAGNVIEVLDDDRAIVQNYNGPRFVVRIAPWIERDKLKPGSRVALDQRTMAIVELLPTEKDPSVLGFEVIEKPRVTYQDIGGLDRQLAELREAVELPLKHPELFEEVGIEPPKGVLLYGPPGCGKTLMAKAVANHVNATFIRVVGSELVRKFIGEGARLVHELFELAKEKAPTIIFIDEIDAIGAKRMDETTGGEREVNRTLMQLLAEMDGFDPRGNVKVIAATNRPDILDPALLRPGRFDRLIEVPLPDFRGRLEILKVHTRRMNLRNVDLSIIADITEGASGADLKAIATEAGMFAIRDRRTYVTQEDFLKAVDKVLGAEKRLAQAIAMHEVMYG comes from the coding sequence ATGGGAAGTTTCGACGAGGTAAGCCGCGATACGGGTTACGATGATTACATCACTTTCCTCAAGAGGAGGATAAGGCAGCTCGAACTCCAGGTCAGGACCCTGGAGGCGGACAAAGAGAGACTGGAGAGAGAGCTCTCAAGGCTTAGGACGGAGATGTCAAGGCTAAGGCAGCCGCCGGCCTTCGCGGGCAACGTCATAGAGGTTCTCGACGATGACAGGGCGATAGTCCAGAACTACAACGGACCGCGCTTCGTCGTCAGAATCGCCCCGTGGATAGAGAGGGACAAGCTGAAGCCGGGCTCAAGGGTAGCTTTAGACCAGAGGACGATGGCGATAGTCGAGCTCCTCCCAACGGAGAAAGACCCCAGCGTCCTCGGTTTCGAGGTCATAGAGAAACCCAGGGTCACCTATCAGGACATAGGTGGTCTTGACAGACAGTTAGCTGAGCTCAGAGAGGCCGTGGAGCTTCCCCTCAAGCACCCGGAGCTCTTTGAAGAGGTTGGAATCGAGCCCCCGAAGGGTGTCCTCCTCTACGGGCCACCTGGCTGTGGAAAGACACTCATGGCCAAGGCCGTGGCGAACCACGTAAACGCCACCTTCATCCGCGTCGTTGGGAGCGAACTGGTTAGGAAGTTCATCGGCGAGGGGGCAAGGCTGGTTCACGAGCTCTTCGAGCTTGCGAAGGAGAAGGCTCCAACGATAATCTTCATCGACGAGATCGACGCAATAGGCGCGAAGAGGATGGACGAGACGACCGGCGGCGAGAGGGAAGTCAACAGAACGCTCATGCAGCTCCTGGCCGAGATGGACGGCTTCGATCCAAGGGGAAACGTCAAGGTCATAGCGGCAACCAACAGGCCCGACATACTCGACCCGGCCCTGCTTAGGCCAGGGCGCTTCGACAGGTTGATTGAAGTCCCGCTTCCGGACTTCCGCGGAAGGCTCGAGATACTCAAGGTCCACACGAGGAGGATGAACCTCAGGAACGTCGATCTCAGCATCATAGCCGATATAACTGAAGGTGCCAGCGGTGCGGATCTGAAGGCGATAGCGACGGAAGCCGGAATGTTCGCGATAAGGGACAGGAGAACATACGTAACGCAGGAGGACTTCCTCAAGGCGGTTGATAAGGTCCTGGGAGCTGAGAAAAGGCTTGCCCAGGCAATAGCGATGCACGAGGTCATGTACGGCTGA
- a CDS encoding MFS transporter gives MLVPLILITLGWIFNYAHRMAVSPLLPMIKAEFHLSNAQAGLLMTALLLPYALIQVPAGYLGDRFGRKRLLALSIFGYSISSAMLFFASQYWEVLAFRALYGFFSGLYYAPATALIAETYGTRKGSALGVFMLGPPVGSGIVPLLVVPVALNLGWRYAFPILAVMSSVVGVLLVISLRTLEERSGKARLSIEVGSVNLAIANFLALMAFFGVLTFLVAFLTSTGMGVETASYLFSLLSLVGIVGSLTGGVLYDRLGRKALELAFLSNALLIVLLVLKPGFISALALGLTFYSVGPMVTAFTAETARKDNLGPVMGFVNMVGFFGATVGPYFTGWLIDRLGYREAFFAIAVLYALAWGVIKGTEKVSRT, from the coding sequence ATGCTCGTTCCGCTTATCCTGATAACCCTGGGCTGGATATTCAACTACGCCCATAGGATGGCCGTTTCCCCGCTCCTTCCGATGATAAAGGCAGAGTTCCATCTGAGCAACGCTCAGGCGGGACTTCTCATGACTGCCCTGCTCCTCCCCTACGCGCTCATTCAGGTTCCGGCAGGTTACCTCGGCGACCGCTTCGGGAGGAAGAGGCTCCTCGCTCTGAGCATATTCGGCTACTCAATTTCCTCCGCGATGCTCTTCTTCGCTTCCCAGTACTGGGAAGTCCTGGCCTTCAGAGCGCTCTACGGCTTCTTCTCCGGCCTTTACTACGCCCCCGCAACGGCACTGATAGCCGAAACCTATGGAACGAGGAAGGGCTCCGCCCTCGGCGTCTTCATGCTCGGCCCGCCCGTCGGTTCCGGGATAGTTCCTCTCCTTGTCGTGCCTGTGGCTTTGAACCTCGGCTGGCGCTACGCCTTCCCGATTCTGGCCGTTATGAGCTCTGTCGTTGGAGTTCTGCTCGTAATCTCCCTCAGAACTCTTGAGGAAAGAAGCGGTAAGGCGAGGCTCTCAATCGAGGTCGGCTCGGTGAACTTAGCGATTGCGAACTTCCTCGCACTGATGGCCTTCTTCGGCGTTCTGACATTCCTCGTCGCCTTCCTGACCTCGACGGGAATGGGCGTTGAAACGGCTTCTTACCTCTTCTCCCTCCTCTCGCTGGTCGGCATAGTGGGTTCCCTCACCGGTGGAGTTCTCTACGACCGGCTCGGAAGAAAGGCCCTTGAACTCGCCTTCCTTTCAAACGCGCTCCTAATCGTTCTCCTCGTCTTGAAACCCGGCTTCATCTCCGCCCTCGCCCTCGGCCTGACTTTCTACTCGGTCGGTCCGATGGTTACAGCCTTCACCGCCGAAACTGCAAGAAAGGACAACCTCGGACCGGTTATGGGCTTCGTTAACATGGTGGGTTTCTTCGGGGCAACTGTCGGGCCGTACTTCACGGGCTGGCTTATAGACAGGCTCGGTTATAGAGAGGCATTCTTCGCCATAGCGGTTCTCTACGCCCTGGCGTGGGGGGTAATAAAGGGGACAGAAAAGGTCAGCCGTACATGA
- a CDS encoding serine/threonine-protein kinase RIO2: protein MVSKLLALEAYPSLRDLDFRILRGVELNMRHHKWVPLEDIARFARVDVETASFRLGKLDDMSLVRRRSDIGYIGYQLTIHGYDVLAIRALARKGVVEAISTTQIGVGKDADVYVGITPAGEKVAVKFNRIGGRTASRRATYHSHVFADKHHTSWLYVSRLIAKKEYDALVLLSPIARVPKPIAWNRHVLVMEFVEGTELAELRDDELTREEAREVLDRILEEYLKIVRFGIVHSDLSEFNVVLTGDDILIIDWAQHLTTAYPDSYELLKRDLTVIINAFRRRWRVERSFDEIWPAFERAWHESRGEKYGD, encoded by the coding sequence ATGGTCAGCAAGCTGTTGGCGCTCGAGGCTTATCCGAGCCTCCGCGACCTGGACTTCAGAATCCTCAGGGGAGTAGAGCTCAACATGAGGCACCACAAGTGGGTGCCGTTAGAGGACATAGCGCGCTTCGCCAGGGTGGACGTTGAAACAGCCTCGTTCAGGCTCGGCAAGCTCGACGACATGTCCCTCGTCAGGAGGAGGAGCGACATAGGCTACATCGGATACCAGCTCACGATACACGGCTACGACGTTTTGGCCATAAGGGCCCTCGCGAGGAAGGGAGTCGTAGAGGCGATAAGCACGACGCAGATTGGCGTTGGGAAGGACGCGGACGTTTACGTCGGAATAACGCCAGCCGGCGAGAAAGTTGCCGTTAAGTTCAACAGGATAGGAGGCAGAACGGCTTCGCGGAGGGCTACCTACCACTCCCACGTCTTCGCCGATAAACACCACACGAGCTGGCTCTACGTTTCAAGGCTCATCGCGAAGAAGGAATACGACGCGCTGGTTCTGCTCAGCCCGATTGCGAGGGTTCCGAAGCCAATAGCCTGGAACAGGCACGTCCTCGTCATGGAGTTCGTTGAGGGAACCGAGCTGGCGGAGCTGAGGGACGACGAGCTGACGAGGGAGGAAGCCAGGGAAGTCCTCGACAGAATCCTCGAGGAGTACCTCAAGATAGTGCGCTTTGGTATAGTCCACTCGGATTTAAGCGAGTTCAACGTCGTTTTAACGGGCGACGACATCCTGATAATCGACTGGGCCCAGCACCTGACCACCGCCTATCCGGATAGCTACGAGCTGTTGAAGAGGGATTTAACGGTCATAATCAACGCCTTCAGGCGGAGGTGGCGGGTTGAGAGGAGCTTTGATGAAATCTGGCCGGCCTTCGAGAGGGCCTGGCACGAGAGCAGGGGTGAGAAGTATGGTGATTAA
- a CDS encoding radical SAM protein — translation MLVRVSYGTAIAMGLIRAKLLARPTTAYLMTYWPGKCANDCAFCAQARSSRANLDRLSRITWPAFELEKVVQALPNGRFGRICLQTIDYPGMLDDVLALLGAFKPLGLPVSVSITPVSRETLEEFKELGVDYVGVGLDVASERLFGEIKPDFEWDEMWDFTARIVDVLGPGKALIHVIVGLGETDRELVEVFERAYAIGADVSLFAFTPLRGTGLENLEPPSIERYRKIQLARWLVEKGLGDRIIFDGDSIEGFDLAGIEVPPAVFATHGCPACNRPYYNERPKKEPYNFPFPPEKEYVGRIISSFQGRR, via the coding sequence ATGCTCGTTAGGGTCTCCTACGGAACGGCGATAGCGATGGGCTTAATCAGGGCGAAGCTCCTGGCCAGGCCGACGACCGCGTATCTGATGACCTACTGGCCCGGCAAGTGCGCCAACGACTGCGCCTTCTGCGCCCAGGCCCGCTCCAGCAGGGCGAACCTCGACAGGCTCTCTCGCATCACCTGGCCGGCCTTTGAGCTCGAAAAAGTCGTTCAAGCTCTCCCCAACGGCCGTTTCGGGAGGATATGCCTCCAGACGATAGACTATCCCGGAATGCTCGACGACGTTCTGGCACTTCTGGGGGCGTTCAAGCCCCTCGGCTTGCCGGTATCAGTCTCGATAACGCCCGTTTCGAGGGAAACGCTTGAGGAGTTTAAGGAACTCGGCGTTGACTACGTTGGGGTTGGCCTTGACGTTGCGAGCGAGAGACTCTTTGGCGAAATAAAACCCGACTTTGAGTGGGACGAGATGTGGGACTTCACCGCGAGAATAGTTGACGTCCTCGGCCCGGGGAAAGCTTTAATCCACGTCATAGTCGGCCTCGGCGAAACAGACAGGGAGCTGGTAGAGGTCTTCGAGAGGGCCTACGCGATTGGGGCTGACGTTTCACTCTTCGCATTCACCCCCCTGAGGGGAACGGGGCTTGAGAACCTTGAACCGCCGAGCATCGAGCGCTACCGTAAAATCCAGCTGGCGAGGTGGCTCGTCGAAAAAGGCTTGGGTGACAGGATAATTTTCGACGGGGACTCCATAGAGGGCTTCGATTTAGCTGGCATCGAGGTTCCGCCGGCGGTTTTCGCAACGCACGGCTGTCCCGCCTGCAACAGACCCTACTACAACGAGAGGCCAAAGAAAGAGCCCTACAACTTCCCGTTCCCGCCGGAAAAAGAGTACGTGGGGAGGATCATCTCGAGCTTTCAAGGGCGGAGATGA
- a CDS encoding MFS transporter: protein MRNVWLLNISTFFFFLGISVVTPVVSPFLVSLHAEPFLVGLVAGVTSFLALVSKPIGGAVGDRGYRFHALVGGNLLGLLAGILYVVSAISANVYLFAFARAIHGFSMGLFFPSSLSTAVDLAPEGRVGETLGWRGMMFSLGNIIGPAIGGYASDVIGFAGAFALTALFSGVGALFALIAWCEAGEVVKPREHERASYRELLRVTFVSASLTLFLFSMSYAGVTTYLPALYKSLSLPQSLFGYYMMVIGLFSFMTRVVGGKSADKRGPLPVITLGLTLLLLGYVLLNLYTLPPRSYVSAALIGAGFGLAVPAMQLMALGNLPRRIRTMGSGIYTMFFDLGTLAGQVSLGYVAQLRGYAGVFPLLPLILGVGFITLYAPVIWGKANAR from the coding sequence ATGAGGAACGTCTGGCTTCTCAATATCTCGACCTTCTTTTTCTTCCTCGGGATAAGCGTCGTTACCCCGGTCGTTTCCCCGTTCCTTGTGAGCCTCCACGCCGAGCCCTTTCTCGTCGGCCTCGTGGCGGGTGTTACTTCATTTCTCGCCCTCGTCTCCAAGCCGATAGGGGGTGCAGTTGGAGACAGAGGTTATCGCTTCCACGCCCTCGTCGGCGGGAACCTGCTCGGCCTCCTCGCCGGAATTCTCTACGTGGTCTCAGCAATAAGCGCCAACGTTTACCTCTTCGCCTTCGCAAGGGCCATTCACGGCTTCTCGATGGGCCTCTTCTTCCCTTCAAGCCTCTCAACGGCCGTTGATTTGGCCCCAGAGGGAAGGGTTGGCGAGACCCTTGGCTGGCGTGGCATGATGTTCTCCCTCGGCAACATAATCGGGCCGGCCATAGGTGGCTACGCCTCCGACGTGATAGGCTTCGCCGGAGCTTTTGCCCTCACCGCTCTCTTCTCCGGAGTTGGGGCACTCTTCGCGCTCATCGCGTGGTGCGAGGCAGGTGAAGTCGTCAAGCCGAGAGAGCACGAGAGGGCCAGCTACCGCGAGCTGTTAAGGGTAACCTTCGTCTCAGCATCGCTGACGCTCTTCCTCTTCTCTATGAGCTACGCGGGGGTTACCACATACCTCCCAGCCCTCTACAAGTCCCTCTCCCTTCCCCAGAGTCTCTTCGGCTACTACATGATGGTCATCGGGCTGTTCTCATTCATGACGCGCGTTGTTGGCGGTAAGAGCGCCGACAAACGCGGGCCCCTTCCCGTGATAACCCTCGGCCTCACCCTGCTCCTCCTCGGCTACGTCCTGCTCAACCTCTACACCCTCCCGCCCCGCTCCTACGTCAGCGCCGCCCTAATCGGGGCCGGCTTTGGCTTGGCGGTTCCGGCTATGCAGCTGATGGCCCTCGGCAACCTTCCGAGGAGAATCAGGACGATGGGTTCGGGAATCTACACGATGTTCTTCGACCTCGGAACGCTCGCCGGTCAGGTCAGCCTCGGCTACGTCGCCCAGCTCAGGGGTTACGCTGGAGTCTTTCCTCTCCTCCCGCTCATCCTGGGGGTCGGGTTTATAACCCTCTACGCGCCCGTCATCTGGGGGAAGGCCAATGCTCGTTAG
- a CDS encoding isoaspartyl peptidase/L-asparaginase family protein gives MAAIIVHGGAGTIRKEERIPKVIEGVREAVLAGWRELKRGSALDAVEEAVKALEDNPIFNAGTGSVLTLDGKVEMDAAIMRGKTLEAGAVAGIWGVKNPISVARKVMEKTDHVLLIGEGAVKFARLLGFEEYDPVTEERLKQWEELRKKLIEKGETRHWKKLNELIKEYPEVLRSTVGAVAFDGDEVVAGTSTGGVFLKMFGRVGDTPIIGGGTYANEVAGASCTGLGEVAIKLALAKSATDLVRLGLDAQAASEAAISLATKYFGRDTMGIIMVDARGNVGFAKNTKHMSYAFMKDGMDEPEAGV, from the coding sequence ATGGCCGCGATAATAGTTCACGGTGGCGCTGGTACAATAAGGAAGGAGGAGCGAATTCCAAAGGTTATAGAGGGTGTTAGGGAAGCTGTTTTAGCGGGCTGGCGCGAGCTGAAGAGGGGTTCCGCTCTTGATGCTGTCGAGGAAGCGGTAAAGGCGCTTGAGGACAACCCGATTTTCAACGCCGGAACCGGGAGCGTTCTAACCCTCGACGGAAAAGTTGAGATGGATGCCGCCATAATGCGCGGGAAGACCCTTGAGGCAGGAGCCGTTGCTGGAATCTGGGGCGTTAAGAACCCGATAAGCGTCGCGAGGAAGGTCATGGAGAAGACCGACCACGTCCTTTTAATCGGCGAGGGTGCCGTGAAGTTCGCAAGGCTTCTCGGCTTCGAGGAGTACGACCCGGTAACGGAGGAGAGGCTCAAGCAGTGGGAAGAGCTGAGGAAGAAGCTCATCGAGAAGGGCGAAACGAGGCACTGGAAGAAGCTCAACGAGCTAATCAAGGAGTACCCCGAGGTTTTAAGGAGCACCGTTGGAGCCGTTGCCTTCGATGGCGACGAAGTCGTTGCCGGGACTTCAACCGGCGGGGTCTTCCTCAAGATGTTCGGTCGCGTTGGCGACACGCCTATAATCGGTGGCGGAACCTACGCCAACGAAGTGGCTGGAGCTTCCTGCACCGGTCTCGGAGAGGTCGCGATAAAGCTCGCTCTGGCGAAGAGTGCCACCGACCTCGTCAGGCTCGGACTCGACGCCCAGGCCGCGAGCGAAGCCGCGATAAGCCTAGCCACGAAGTACTTCGGCAGGGACACCATGGGCATCATCATGGTTGATGCAAGGGGCAACGTGGGCTTCGCCAAGAACACCAAGCACATGAGCTACGCCTTCATGAAGGACGGCATGGACGAACCGGAGGCTGGTGTTTAG
- a CDS encoding DMT family transporter, whose amino-acid sequence MNQLILGVLAAIGSAFGWAASTILIKIGMRSKSPVSVNIIRLYLVSVFYALTLLLTGKFDEILRAEPRYLVMAFVSAQFGFVIGDYFYFNALHRLGVSRTVPVTSTYPLWAVVWAALFLGRKVPIRVYAGAFLIVLAITIVKRAEEREGSDPLGFVFALLAPVSWSLAITLMDWLTKYFDPLPLAALRMFSAAIGVSLFLPRYWPEVREVNLRELKVLALAALSGLFLGQLLFVYATQIVGSQISAPVSAINPLITSLLAVLVLGERPNARIWEGLALAIAGILLISAG is encoded by the coding sequence ATGAACCAGCTCATCCTCGGCGTTCTCGCTGCCATAGGCTCTGCCTTCGGCTGGGCGGCCTCCACTATCCTGATAAAGATAGGCATGCGCTCAAAGAGCCCAGTATCGGTCAACATCATCCGCCTTTACCTGGTTTCCGTCTTCTACGCACTCACCCTTCTCCTGACTGGCAAGTTCGACGAGATCCTCCGGGCCGAGCCGAGGTATCTCGTCATGGCCTTCGTCTCGGCCCAGTTTGGCTTCGTGATAGGGGACTACTTCTACTTCAACGCCCTCCACCGCCTCGGCGTTTCGAGAACTGTACCGGTTACCTCCACCTACCCCCTCTGGGCCGTTGTATGGGCCGCCCTCTTCCTTGGCAGAAAGGTTCCGATCAGGGTCTACGCGGGCGCTTTCCTGATAGTCCTTGCCATCACAATAGTCAAGAGGGCCGAGGAAAGGGAAGGGTCCGATCCCCTCGGCTTCGTCTTCGCCCTCCTCGCCCCTGTTTCGTGGAGCCTGGCGATAACCCTGATGGACTGGCTGACTAAGTACTTTGATCCGCTTCCCCTCGCCGCCCTGAGGATGTTCTCCGCCGCCATCGGTGTTTCGCTCTTCCTCCCGAGGTACTGGCCCGAGGTTCGGGAGGTAAACCTGAGGGAGCTCAAAGTTCTGGCCCTGGCAGCTCTCAGCGGACTCTTTCTCGGGCAGCTGCTCTTTGTATATGCCACTCAGATTGTTGGATCCCAGATCTCGGCCCCGGTCTCGGCTATAAACCCTCTGATAACCTCCCTGCTGGCCGTTCTCGTGCTCGGAGAGAGGCCGAACGCGAGGATCTGGGAGGGTCTGGCCCTGGCGATAGCGGGGATACTCCTTATATCCGCCGGTTGA
- a CDS encoding tRNA-binding protein, translated as MWDTSKDYRLLVAEKAIELFLKTIEGAKFKGHWDKKRAVKLGKEMLPEIQAMRYSYIEPKELIETPQMKALKEKALAIIEALGGEDWHHKFISNASKDEREKVEEQVAKIRFFLNTILGLDRRLALGKINDPVIAVDIKVGEVMSVAKHPNADRLLVTNVNIGDRAITVVTNDLTVKEGNRVAVALLPPANFRGIVSEGMFLGAGEGVLKDVKGEIGGLPKGIPLEALNETRNLVEAFLKG; from the coding sequence ATGTGGGATACGAGCAAGGATTACCGCTTACTCGTGGCTGAGAAGGCGATAGAGCTGTTCCTCAAGACGATAGAGGGCGCGAAATTCAAGGGGCACTGGGACAAGAAGAGGGCGGTAAAGCTCGGAAAGGAAATGCTCCCCGAGATACAGGCGATGAGATACAGCTACATAGAGCCTAAGGAGCTCATTGAGACCCCCCAGATGAAGGCCCTGAAGGAGAAAGCCTTAGCCATAATCGAGGCCCTTGGCGGAGAGGACTGGCACCACAAGTTCATAAGCAACGCCTCAAAGGACGAGCGCGAGAAGGTTGAGGAGCAGGTGGCCAAAATCCGCTTCTTCCTGAACACGATACTAGGTCTCGACAGGCGCCTCGCCCTCGGCAAGATAAACGACCCCGTTATAGCGGTCGACATCAAGGTCGGCGAGGTTATGAGCGTCGCCAAGCACCCCAACGCCGACAGGCTTCTCGTCACCAACGTGAACATCGGCGACAGAGCCATTACCGTCGTCACCAACGACCTGACCGTGAAGGAAGGAAACCGTGTGGCGGTCGCGTTGCTCCCGCCGGCCAACTTCAGGGGAATAGTCAGCGAGGGTATGTTCCTTGGCGCTGGAGAGGGCGTTCTCAAAGATGTCAAGGGAGAAATCGGCGGTCTGCCCAAGGGCATTCCACTGGAGGCCTTAAACGAGACGAGGAATTTGGTTGAGGCGTTTTTGAAGGGGTGA
- a CDS encoding tetratricopeptide repeat protein: protein MWMERIEEYVRRDRVDEAVRLILSEGDGVVKAELLAELLKRVTRLDDYRYVKRELLRCRYEAPDRKTKALILSVIGEALLSAGDEKEGIKFLREAMSVARGIGIEAWRAEALIGVALNLVRAGFYDDALYLFNEAFRAVKAVEGKEPEKALRLFRKLGDSMVFSVEWIDSGEWAVEFLREASQVYEHAGLGIPAKTARAKAALIERAVAGDIQFLRRILAEDWLDGAVLMARYMPPDVKGGAFLEISFWLLANGRKDLGEQVFNDAFDLLSRFGISDRYLSGIAMDFVKLGYPDLAMRLVRLIRNDELSSRVLARVAVEYLHEGDELMARTIAFSIPNETIKSKVLQQIGGGGNVGYEQGLPLTRG, encoded by the coding sequence ATGTGGATGGAGAGGATAGAGGAGTACGTGAGGAGAGACCGAGTTGATGAGGCGGTCAGGCTTATTCTGAGCGAGGGAGATGGTGTAGTCAAGGCCGAACTCCTGGCGGAGCTCCTCAAGAGGGTTACCCGGCTTGACGACTACCGCTACGTTAAGAGGGAACTCCTGCGGTGCAGGTACGAGGCTCCAGATAGAAAGACCAAGGCGCTTATACTGTCCGTTATAGGGGAGGCCCTCCTCTCAGCTGGGGACGAGAAGGAGGGGATCAAGTTCCTCAGGGAGGCCATGTCCGTAGCGAGGGGGATAGGCATCGAGGCATGGCGTGCGGAGGCCCTAATCGGCGTTGCCCTCAACCTCGTCAGGGCGGGCTTTTACGATGACGCACTGTACCTCTTCAACGAGGCGTTCAGGGCCGTTAAGGCCGTTGAGGGTAAGGAACCTGAGAAGGCCCTCCGTCTGTTCCGGAAGCTCGGCGATTCAATGGTCTTCTCCGTCGAGTGGATTGACTCGGGAGAATGGGCGGTTGAGTTCCTCAGAGAGGCCTCTCAGGTCTACGAGCACGCCGGACTGGGGATTCCGGCAAAAACTGCAAGGGCCAAGGCCGCCCTGATAGAGAGGGCAGTTGCCGGTGACATTCAGTTCCTCAGGAGGATCCTCGCCGAGGACTGGCTCGACGGAGCCGTTCTGATGGCCCGCTACATGCCCCCGGATGTGAAGGGGGGTGCGTTTCTGGAGATATCCTTCTGGTTGCTCGCCAACGGCAGGAAAGACCTCGGCGAGCAGGTTTTCAACGATGCCTTTGATCTCCTCTCCCGGTTCGGGATCTCGGACCGTTATCTCTCGGGCATAGCGATGGACTTCGTAAAGCTCGGCTATCCGGATCTAGCAATGCGTCTCGTCAGACTGATAAGGAACGACGAGCTGTCGTCAAGGGTCCTCGCGAGGGTTGCGGTTGAGTACCTCCACGAGGGCGACGAGCTCATGGCGAGGACAATAGCCTTCAGCATACCGAACGAAACCATTAAGAGCAAGGTGCTCCAGCAGATTGGCGGTGGCGGCAATGTGGGATACGAGCAAGGATTACCGCTTACTCGTGGCTGA